A stretch of DNA from Gimesia chilikensis:
TCGTCGCTCTTCAAGGGAATCCCGATAATCCACCGCGCGCCGTCCAGACTCGGATGCTTGCGTGACAGTGTCACTTTGCCGATGACTTCTGCGATTTTCATAATCTGGTTCCCTGTGTTGTTCCCTGAATTTGACTTTGCAGCCCACTCAGACTTCCGGATGCGGAGTGCCGGCGGAGACAAAGGCTTTCATCAGGTTTCTCAATTCAATAAACGATTTCTGTTCCGGGTTGATACAAACGAGGTTTGGACTCATTTGCGACACAACCGTTCGCAGGTGATTCACATCCTGGATGGCGGCGGCACAGATTTTCTGATTCCGATTCGCCAGGCAGGCTGCTTTCTCTGCTGCCGAGACAAACAGGACCACGCCTGCAGCATCGGCACGACATAAACTGCTGACCGCCCCCTGGATGGCTTCGTCCAGAGAACCTGCCAGTTCCTGTGACCAGCTTGCGCCGGTCTGCTGTTCGATATTTGTCAGAGCCTGTTCCACCACGCCAGCCCGACTGAGAACAATCGCCCGCCAGGTGCCCCCCTGCTTCGCTTTAGTGGAAGCAGCGGCTGTCGCACGCTGGATCTCGACTTTGTGTTCCCGCAGATAATCTTTAGCCGAAGGGGTCAGAATGGCCCCGGCGGTGACGCCGATGACGGTCTGTCCTTTAGCTTTCTCTGCGAGCAGGTCGGCCGTGATCACTTTCTCTGACAGGATGACTGAGGAACTGTTCCTGACCTGGGTCATACCGCTGCCTGTTGCCTGTGTGACCTGCCCCTGACGGGAAAGGGTCGACAAGACATCGGCGACGACCTGATTGACCAGTTCTTCAGAAATCTGCATTAGTTTATTTCTTTTTCCTCGGAGACACCTGATCTTCATCGAGCACACCCATGGTGGCCCAGCGGATGGGGGTATTGTCGGCCCCCACCATTTCCCGGACGGCAGCCCCGTCTGATGTCAACAGCACCAGATCGTCTTTGCCGCATCCGAGTTGATCGATGACCAGTTCAGGAAATCCATCTGCGTTGCCATCAATATCCAGTGTCTGGACGAGCAGCAGTCGCCAGCCTGCCAGACTGGGATGCTTTGCCGTGGCGGTTGCCCGTCCGATGACTCTGCCTGTCAACATATGATTTCAATCCTGAAGCGGTGATCCGCGAAACTTAACTTAGATAATTCGTAAATGTCCGACTGTGGTGGAACGACGGAAGCGGGTGAAGGTCAGCGGGTTGGTGACCCCTTCCCCGGTGGGTGTCGCGATACTGAAGGAACCGTAGCCTTCACCACCGTTGCCCAGGGCTGCTCCACAGGGACCATTCTGCACAAACAGAGTGGTGTCCATGATGCGACCCATTTTGGTAATGGTTTCAATGTTTCTTGAGTGAATCATGCTGGTGTGCCGGAATCCATGTTCGAATTCTTTGGCCAGTTCGATTCCGTGATCGGCGTTGCGACAGCGAACGAAAGGCACGAAGGGCATCATCTGTTCTTCCGGTACGAAGGGGTTGTTTGTATCGGTTTCGCCGTAAAGTAACTGAGTTCCGGCTGGCACATTGACGCCGATCATCCCGGCGAGCACGGCGGCGTCTTTGCCGATCATGTCGCGGTTGAGCATAGCGTGTCCGCCCGGTTCTTTGGGAGGAGCGAAGGCCAGCGAAGTGAGTTGTGCGACCTGCTGTGCGTTCAGCTGGAATCCGCCATGACGTCCCATAGCTGACATCAGCTGGTCAAAGATACTATCGACGGCGAAGACTTCTTTTTCGCCGATACAGAGCAGGTTGTTATCGTAAGCCGCCCCGATAATGATCGATTTGGCGGCGTTGTCGAGATCAGCGGTTTCATCGACGACCACGGGAGGATTCCCCGGTCCGGCGACGATGGCCCGTTTCTTAGCGGCCAGAGCGGCACGGGCGACACCCGGTCCCCCGGTCACAACGAGCAGCGGAATGCCGCGGTGATTAAAGATTTCGTCGGCGGTTTCCAAGGTCGGGTTGCCGACGATGGTCACCAGGTTCTGCAGGCCGGTCGCCTGGTAGATGGCCTGGTTGAAGCGACGCACTCCTTCGCAGGCGATTTTTGCACCGCTGGGGTGCGGGTTGACGACCAGCGTGTTGCCGGCAGCGACCATGTTGATGAAGTTACAGGCCAGAGTCGGCAGCGAGTGCGTTACGGGAGTGATGGCACCGATGACGCCGAAGGGGGCGTATTCGGTGAGGCTGATCCCGTTGTCCCCGGAGACGGCTTCGGTCTTGAGGAATTCCATGCCGGGAATGCTTTTGATCAGATGCAGTTTTTCGATTTTGTGATCGAGGCGACCGATTTTGGTCTCTTCGAGTTCCATGCGGCCCAGTTCTTCCGCCTGGGTATCACAGATCTGCCGCACGATTTCGAGTGCCTTGGCCCGGTCTTCCAGAGTGGCCTTGAGCAACTGCTGCTGACCTGCGGTGGCAGCGGCAACCGCCTGGTCGACGCTGTTGAACACGCCCCAGTCGCCATCGCCGCCCGCGGGTGCGGAACCATAGCCGCCCCGGTTATTGAGCTGCGATAACACTTCCTGAACGACACTGCGAATGGCTTCTTCTGTCGCCTGCATAATCTATCTCTCCCCGAGTCGCCGGCTGTGAAAGCGAGTGTTTCCTGTGGCGGACTCAGTCTGTTTTATTTCAGTTTTGGTTTTCCAGGTTATAGTTTTCCATCTGGTTGCGAATCCATGCTTCCAGTTTTGATTTGGTTGGTACTGAAGCAATCATGACCAGCAGCAATATGCCGACAGCCACAAGTGAAAGTACCTGGCTCTCTGTCATATAGGCCACCAGATTGAGCATCGCCGCTCCTTCCAGTAAGCCCAGTCCCACAATCAGACGAGACATGAAAATCTGATCGTAGGTTGCCAGAACCTCGTCTTCGTCCTGAATATTCTCTGTCTTAATTCTCTCCATGGCCTGGTTGAACATGTTGCGTCCTACCAGATCCGGCACAAAGGTGCGTAATACCAGCATGACCGCTGTAGCACCCAGTCCCACATATGTCAGGAGCGGCAGACCGTCGCCGGGTGCTTCGTCCTTTCCCAGGATTCCGACCACGACCACTCCGAAGGTTACCACACCCATGATCAGGGCAAACCAGATGATGAACATCGTCCGGTGTCTCTGCTCTGGCGTTGCCTGTGGTAACTGTCTGGTCATGATTTGATTCCGGTTCAGAACGAACTTCAGTCCTTCGAGTTAAAAATCTCCCGGTTGCCAATGTGAACCTGATCGACGATGCCGATGATGGCTGCATCGATGGGCAGTTTTTTGGTTTCCGGAGTGAAGCGGGCTGATGACCCCTGCACACACAGCACGACCTCACCCTGCCCGGCCCCCACGGTATCGACGACGATAAACGACCGTCCTGTGGGAGTCAGATCACTCTGGTCTTTTTCATTGACGCGCAACGGTTCGACAATCAACAGTTTCTGACCGACCATCGCTTCGACTTTCTGAGACGAAACGACGCTTCCGGTGATACGTCCTACAAACATCGAACCAACTCCTGTTTAATCCCGTGAAAGGATATTTCTATTCTCGGGGCGTTACGCACGCCCTTCGATGGTTTCTACTGTCTGCCGTGCTACGACAATCTCCTCATTGGTAGGCACGACCCAGATCTGCACGTTACTGTCGTCCGCCTGGATCTGTGATTCCTCGGACGCATTCTGATTGCGTTCCGGATCCAGTCGAATTCCCGCCCATTCCAGGTTGCTGCAGACTTTTTCTCGCAGGCTGACACTGTTCTCACCGATTCCACCCGTGAAAACAATCGCATCCACGCCGCCCAGAACCGTCATGTAACCTCCCAGGTAATGCCGGATCGCTGAGTGGAACACGCCCAGGGCCAGTTGAGCCCGCTCGTGTCCGTTGGCGGCCGCTTCTTCCAGATCGCGACAGTCGCCACTCAATCCGCTCATTCCCAAAAGACCACCCTTACTCGACAGGTCTTCCAGAAGTTCTTCCAGAGATTTTCCGGTGGCCTTCTGCAGAACCGGCAGAGCAAACGGATCAAAATCACCCACACGGTTATTGTGGGGCAATCCTGTCTGAGGGCTCATACCCAGACTGTTGGCTTTAGAGACACCTCCGTGCATGGCACAGAGAGAGCTGCTGCCTCCCAGGTGGCAGGAAATCACCTTCAGATCGTCTTTACCGGTGAGTTCGGCCATACGTGAGCCGATATACCGGTGACTGGCACCATGGAACCCCCAGCGTTTGACTTCGTACTCTTCGTCCCATTGAAACGGGATGGCGTAAGTACGATTTTCCGGCGGGATGGTTTCATGGAAGGCGGTTTCGAGTGCGGCAACCAGCGGGATCTCAGGGAATGCCTGACGCAGTTGTCGCATGGCCCGGGCATATGGAGGATTGTGAGCCGGCGCGATGTCGGACAGGGCCTCCATTTTGGTCAGCAGGGTTTCTTCTACCAGACGTACGCCACTCATATTTCCGGCAAAGACCGCTTTGAAACCAATACCGGCAACTTCGTCGGCTGACTCGAGACAACCCCATTCGGAGTTGGTCAACTGAGACAGACACAGGTTGACGGCGGCTGCATGGTCGGGCACATT
This window harbors:
- a CDS encoding acetate/propionate family kinase; the protein is MKVLVANLGSTSFKYRLFDMPAEVQLARGGIDRIGGEQSHCFVEIGEHREEHEQNVPDHAAAVNLCLSQLTNSEWGCLESADEVAGIGFKAVFAGNMSGVRLVEETLLTKMEALSDIAPAHNPPYARAMRQLRQAFPEIPLVAALETAFHETIPPENRTYAIPFQWDEEYEVKRWGFHGASHRYIGSRMAELTGKDDLKVISCHLGGSSSLCAMHGGVSKANSLGMSPQTGLPHNNRVGDFDPFALPVLQKATGKSLEELLEDLSSKGGLLGMSGLSGDCRDLEEAAANGHERAQLALGVFHSAIRHYLGGYMTVLGGVDAIVFTGGIGENSVSLREKVCSNLEWAGIRLDPERNQNASEESQIQADDSNVQIWVVPTNEEIVVARQTVETIEGRA
- a CDS encoding EutN/CcmL family microcompartment protein; protein product: MFVGRITGSVVSSQKVEAMVGQKLLIVEPLRVNEKDQSDLTPTGRSFIVVDTVGAGQGEVVLCVQGSSARFTPETKKLPIDAAIIGIVDQVHIGNREIFNSKD
- a CDS encoding aldehyde dehydrogenase EutE: MQATEEAIRSVVQEVLSQLNNRGGYGSAPAGGDGDWGVFNSVDQAVAAATAGQQQLLKATLEDRAKALEIVRQICDTQAEELGRMELEETKIGRLDHKIEKLHLIKSIPGMEFLKTEAVSGDNGISLTEYAPFGVIGAITPVTHSLPTLACNFINMVAAGNTLVVNPHPSGAKIACEGVRRFNQAIYQATGLQNLVTIVGNPTLETADEIFNHRGIPLLVVTGGPGVARAALAAKKRAIVAGPGNPPVVVDETADLDNAAKSIIIGAAYDNNLLCIGEKEVFAVDSIFDQLMSAMGRHGGFQLNAQQVAQLTSLAFAPPKEPGGHAMLNRDMIGKDAAVLAGMIGVNVPAGTQLLYGETDTNNPFVPEEQMMPFVPFVRCRNADHGIELAKEFEHGFRHTSMIHSRNIETITKMGRIMDTTLFVQNGPCGAALGNGGEGYGSFSIATPTGEGVTNPLTFTRFRRSTTVGHLRII
- a CDS encoding EutN/CcmL family microcompartment protein, yielding MLTGRVIGRATATAKHPSLAGWRLLLVQTLDIDGNADGFPELVIDQLGCGKDDLVLLTSDGAAVREMVGADNTPIRWATMGVLDEDQVSPRKKK